In Saccharothrix syringae, the following are encoded in one genomic region:
- a CDS encoding response regulator transcription factor has product MTGAPIRVVLADDEDLIRGALAALLELEDDIAVVAQVSDGDAAVAAVREHRPDIAVFDLEMPRRDGVRAAEAVRDLAGVAVVIVTRHARPGVLRRALSAGVLGFVPKTTPAARLASILRDVHAGRRYVDSEIAAAALTEGACPLTTRELDVLRYALGGGTVAAIARDAHLAAGTVRNYLSSAMTKLGVSTRYEAARLAWEEGWI; this is encoded by the coding sequence GTGACGGGGGCGCCGATCCGCGTCGTGCTCGCCGACGACGAGGACCTGATCCGGGGCGCGCTGGCCGCGCTGCTGGAGCTGGAGGACGACATCGCGGTGGTCGCCCAGGTCAGCGACGGCGATGCCGCGGTGGCGGCGGTGCGCGAGCACCGGCCCGACATCGCCGTGTTCGACCTGGAGATGCCCCGCCGGGACGGGGTGCGGGCCGCCGAGGCGGTGCGCGACCTGGCCGGGGTGGCGGTGGTGATCGTGACCCGGCACGCCCGGCCCGGCGTGCTGCGGCGGGCGCTGAGCGCGGGCGTGCTCGGGTTCGTGCCCAAGACCACGCCCGCCGCCCGGCTCGCGTCGATCCTGCGCGACGTGCACGCCGGTCGCCGCTACGTGGACTCCGAGATCGCCGCCGCCGCGCTGACCGAGGGCGCGTGCCCGCTGACGACGCGCGAGCTGGACGTGCTGCGGTACGCCCTGGGCGGCGGCACGGTGGCCGCCATCGCCCGCGACGCCCACCTGGCCGCGGGCACCGTGCGCAACTACCTGTCGTCGGCGATGACGAAGCTCGGGGTGAGCACCCGCTACGAGGCCGCCCGCCTGGCCTGGGAGGAGGGCTGGATCTGA